In Chrysoperla carnea chromosome 2, inChrCarn1.1, whole genome shotgun sequence, the following proteins share a genomic window:
- the LOC123292403 gene encoding 70 kDa peptidyl-prolyl isomerase: protein MSSKVFSKDGIHKTVIENGVIGEKPVECCVCTIVLSDIEINGSNYDTEYIRQEKNGIEQNCIMGEFDTKLDRKFEKLLETMLENEFSDVKIQLNETIITFKIKLLKLEFNGYFFDFPADKKYALATKHKERGVELFQQNRYIDAFYRFSKACRLLITCILEIDDVESTEIDGVKLIDIENLKLILYGNLASCQLKQNNYEEVIPLCSKILVQDSEHVKSLYKRGLAYTAVRDFEKAENDLVKFLQYEPNNKFVHEKLNYVRHELVLSRERYAEMCKRMF, encoded by the coding sequence atgtcgtCAAAAGTATTTTCCAAAGATGGTATACACAAAACAGTGATTGAAAATGGCGTTATAGGTGAAAAACCAGTTGAATGTTGTGTATGTACGATAGTTTTAAGTGATATCGAAATTAATGGATCGAATTATGACACCGAATATATTCGTCAAGAGAAAAATGGTATCGAACAAAATTGTATTATGGGTGAATTCGATACGAAATTAGAtcgtaaatttgaaaaattacttgaaaCCATGTTGGAAAATGAATTTAGTGATgtgaaaatacaattaaatgaaacaatcattacatttaaaataaaattacttaagttAGAATTTAACggatattttttcgattttccagctgataaaaaatatgcattagCTACAAAGCATAAAGAACGCGGTGTTGAACTATTTCAACAGAATCGTTATATTGATGCATTTTATCGATTTAGTAAAGCATGTCGATTATTGATCACATGTATTTTAGAAATCGATGATGTCGAATCAACAGAAATCGATGGTGTAAAATTGattgatattgaaaatttaaaattaatcttgTATGGAAATTTAGCTAGTTGTCAGTTAAAGCAGAATAATTATGAAGAGGTGATTCCATTATGTTCGAAAATACTTGTTCAAGATTCGGAACATGTGAAATCATTGTATAAACGGGGTTTAGCTTATACGGCGGTAAGGGATTTTGAGAAGGCTGAAAATGATttggttaaatttttacaatatgaaccaaataataaatttgtacatgaaaaattaaattatgttcgGCATGAATTAGTTTTAAGTCGAGAAAGATATGCTGAAATGTGTAAAAGAATGTTCTAA